In Bacillus sp. Marseille-Q1617, a genomic segment contains:
- a CDS encoding SCO family protein produces MIVLAGFFSAGLVGCGNEDAEESFPMSVEVGELEAVNQEGEDVKLSELNKDKIMIADFIFTNCDTVCLPMTANMAELQREINKAGLQKEVQLVSISIDPEQDTPETLTEYSKRHSADYSNWTFLTGYTREEIESFANVSFKTPASKVEGSNQFVHATSFFLVGESGTLLNKYEGVSDPPFEEIIQDIKKLN; encoded by the coding sequence TTGATTGTATTGGCTGGATTTTTTTCGGCTGGACTTGTTGGGTGCGGAAATGAGGATGCAGAAGAGTCGTTTCCGATGAGTGTGGAAGTCGGGGAACTTGAGGCGGTGAATCAAGAGGGAGAAGATGTGAAGTTGTCTGAGTTAAATAAAGACAAAATCATGATTGCGGATTTTATTTTCACGAATTGTGATACGGTCTGTCTTCCGATGACAGCCAATATGGCTGAGCTGCAACGAGAAATCAACAAAGCCGGCCTTCAAAAAGAAGTTCAGCTTGTCTCGATTTCCATTGATCCCGAACAGGACACCCCTGAGACATTAACCGAATACAGCAAGCGGCACAGCGCGGATTACAGTAACTGGACGTTCCTCACCGGTTACACCCGTGAAGAAATTGAATCGTTCGCGAATGTCTCTTTCAAAACTCCAGCCTCTAAAGTCGAAGGCTCGAATCAGTTCGTCCACGCGACTTCCTTTTTCCTGGTGGGTGAATCGGGCACACTCCTCAATAAATACGAAGGAGTATCAGATCCGCCGTTTGAAGAAATCATCCAGGACATCAAAAAGCTGAACTAA
- a CDS encoding aliphatic sulfonate ABC transporter substrate-binding protein, with protein sequence MKKIFLFTAIFFLFAGILAGCGTSDKTSGSSSDKEKIVIGYFPNINHVPAMVAKEKGYYEEQLGDGTKIEYKTFPDGSSFMTALKTGDIDAGLVGPGPAMNNYMTGADVKIIAGASTGGTVVLASEQSGVKSVKDFAGKSFITPAVGCTHDVQVETFLQEHGIESQRIGGTMKHVTGNPAQYAAMLKSGKVDIAVAPEPWAAVIQQETGAKVIIDHDEIAFGETLPASVLVASGKSVKDNPERIQKIVDAHKQATEFIAENPEEAKEITINDIKETTKQELSKEVVDQAWERIGFTYEVDSEAVQAFADSSYELKFLKEKPEFTDLIDKQFID encoded by the coding sequence ATGAAAAAAATCTTTCTTTTCACAGCGATTTTCTTTCTCTTCGCCGGTATTTTAGCCGGATGCGGAACGTCTGACAAAACGTCCGGATCATCTTCGGACAAAGAAAAAATCGTCATCGGCTACTTCCCGAATATCAACCACGTCCCGGCGATGGTGGCAAAAGAAAAAGGCTACTATGAAGAGCAGCTTGGTGACGGCACGAAGATCGAATACAAAACATTCCCGGACGGTTCATCATTCATGACCGCCCTTAAAACAGGCGATATCGACGCCGGCTTAGTCGGACCGGGACCTGCCATGAACAACTACATGACAGGTGCGGATGTGAAAATCATCGCCGGTGCGTCAACAGGCGGTACGGTCGTACTCGCCAGTGAACAAAGCGGTGTCAAATCTGTAAAAGATTTTGCGGGCAAGTCATTCATCACCCCTGCAGTAGGCTGTACACATGACGTCCAAGTCGAAACATTCCTTCAGGAACACGGCATCGAATCACAGCGTATCGGCGGAACGATGAAGCACGTGACCGGAAACCCTGCTCAATATGCAGCAATGCTGAAGTCAGGAAAAGTCGATATCGCAGTCGCTCCTGAACCTTGGGCAGCGGTCATCCAGCAGGAAACAGGAGCAAAAGTCATTATCGATCACGACGAAATTGCATTTGGTGAAACACTTCCGGCATCCGTCCTTGTCGCATCTGGAAAATCAGTAAAAGATAACCCTGAACGAATTCAAAAGATTGTCGACGCTCACAAACAGGCAACAGAATTCATCGCTGAAAATCCTGAAGAAGCGAAAGAAATTACAATCAACGATATTAAAGAAACAACAAAACAGGAACTAAGCAAAGAAGTCGTCGACCAAGCTTGGGAACGCATCGGATTCACTTACGAGGTTGACTCAGAGGCAGTGCAGGCATTCGCCGACTCATCCTACGAACTTAAATTTCTAAAAGAAAAACCAGAATTCACCGATCTGATCGACAAACAATTCATCGACTAA
- a CDS encoding ABC transporter permease: MNTALKRIIFFALIIAFWEAGSRFGLWTEVVLPSPTSVFKALFTGIQDQTLIIDLIASFKRLLIGLGIALLIGTSIGVLLAKSKTADDTLGSVLLALQSVPSIVWLPLAIMWFGLNEKSVIFVVILGGTFVMALNIRMGIKNVSPLFIKAAQTMGSRGLDLFIRVIFPASIPYVVTGSRLAWAFAWRALMAGELLSTGPGLGYTLRYASDFGDMSLVIAVMIIIGVVGAIVDQLIFQRIEKSVMKRWGLES; this comes from the coding sequence ATGAACACAGCTCTTAAACGAATCATCTTTTTTGCACTCATCATTGCTTTCTGGGAAGCAGGTTCACGCTTCGGCCTGTGGACGGAGGTCGTGCTCCCTTCTCCTACTTCAGTTTTTAAAGCTCTGTTTACCGGTATCCAGGATCAGACGCTCATTATTGACCTAATCGCAAGCTTCAAGAGGCTGCTGATCGGACTCGGCATTGCTTTACTGATCGGAACGAGCATCGGTGTCCTTTTGGCAAAATCCAAAACGGCTGATGACACGCTTGGATCGGTATTACTAGCCTTGCAAAGCGTGCCGAGCATCGTGTGGCTGCCGCTCGCGATCATGTGGTTCGGTTTGAATGAAAAATCCGTTATTTTCGTCGTCATTCTCGGTGGAACTTTTGTCATGGCACTGAACATCCGAATGGGGATCAAAAATGTATCGCCTCTGTTTATAAAAGCAGCACAGACGATGGGTTCTCGGGGATTGGATCTGTTTATCAGGGTGATCTTCCCTGCTTCGATTCCTTACGTGGTAACCGGTTCACGCCTCGCATGGGCATTCGCATGGAGAGCATTGATGGCCGGCGAATTATTAAGCACCGGACCGGGACTTGGATACACCCTCCGCTACGCATCGGACTTTGGTGACATGAGTCTCGTTATTGCCGTCATGATCATCATCGGTGTTGTCGGTGCAATCGTGGATCAGCTGATTTTCCAGCGTATTGAGAAGTCGGTTATGAAGCGTTGGGGTCTGGAGTCTTAA
- a CDS encoding ABC transporter ATP-binding protein, which translates to MFIQIEHLNKQYNDKTGTPVDVLKDINLEIDKGGFVSILGPSGCGKSTLLSIVAGLTKSTSGGITVGGNPIKKPGKDRGMVFQQAALFPWLNVRDNVTFPLKKEMSKSEARQQAAKYLHMVQLGNYQDHYPHELSGGMQQRVAIARALAMDPGVLLMDEPFGALDEQTRSRLHGQLETIWMETKKTVLFVTHSISESIKLSDRIIVMGTRPGTILADIKVDIPRPREAHKEEMVKIEEHIMSYLKKEIDKVISEELAYEHSS; encoded by the coding sequence TTGTTCATTCAAATCGAACATCTTAACAAACAATATAATGATAAAACCGGTACACCTGTGGATGTGTTGAAGGACATCAACCTGGAGATCGATAAAGGGGGATTCGTTTCGATCCTCGGTCCATCTGGGTGCGGGAAGTCAACACTGCTTTCGATTGTGGCAGGACTGACCAAATCTACTAGCGGCGGGATCACGGTTGGAGGAAATCCGATCAAGAAGCCCGGAAAAGACCGCGGTATGGTGTTTCAGCAAGCTGCCCTTTTTCCCTGGCTGAACGTTCGCGATAACGTGACCTTCCCACTGAAAAAAGAGATGTCAAAAAGCGAAGCGAGACAGCAGGCTGCAAAGTATCTCCACATGGTCCAGCTCGGAAACTATCAGGATCATTATCCCCACGAGCTTTCCGGGGGCATGCAGCAGCGGGTCGCAATCGCACGGGCACTGGCGATGGATCCGGGAGTCCTGTTAATGGATGAACCATTCGGCGCGCTCGATGAACAAACCCGTTCCCGCCTTCACGGCCAGCTTGAAACGATCTGGATGGAAACGAAGAAGACCGTCCTTTTCGTCACCCACAGCATCTCGGAATCCATCAAACTATCAGACCGGATCATCGTAATGGGCACCCGGCCCGGGACAATACTCGCTGATATCAAAGTGGATATCCCCCGGCCAAGGGAAGCTCATAAAGAAGAAATGGTCAAGATCGAGGAGCACATCATGAGCTACCTGAAGAAAGAAATAGACAAAGTCATTAGTGAGGAATTGGCCTATGAACACAGCTCTTAA